TCCCCTCGGCCTGGCGCGGCGTGCGCGAGATCCCGATCACGAGCGCCGTCACGCACACCACGGCGATCACGAGGGCGAGGCCCAGGATCCCGGCCGCCAGGGGGCTCCCCCAGTCGGCGCCGAACGCCGCCGACGTGATCACGGCGATCGTGCCCAGGCTGAGGATCCCGTAGACGAACACCGACAGCGCCTTGCCGGCCAGGATCTCGATCGGCCGGACCGGCGCGGCCCGCATGCGCTCGATCATGCCCTGGGTGCGGTCGACGAAGAAGCTGCGCGAGGTGAAGCTCACAGTGAACAGCAGGAAGAAGATGGCCATCCCGGGGCTGTAGTAGCTGACGGTCTTGAGCTGGTGCGCGCCCACAGGGCGCTGCACCGCCTGCTCGGGGATCCGCAGCCGGCCGGCGAGGGCCGCCAGATGGGCGACCTCCGTCGGCGGTGCGCCGGCGGCGAGCGCGGTGGCCACCGACAACCGGTCCGCGTTGAGTTGGGCCACGAGCGACGAGGCGATGGACGCGGTGATGCTTCCGGACACGGTGTCGTCGACACTCGTGACGGCGGTGAGCGGGAGCGGGTGGGCCCCCGACACGGACGCCGACAGGCCGGCGGGGATCACCAGGGCGGCCGCCACCTTCCTGTGGCGCACGGCGGCGGCCGCAGCGGCGCGCGAGTCGATCGGCGTGACCGTGATGATCTGGCGGAGACCCGGATCGTGCAACGCGCGGATGAGGCCGTTCGCCACCGGGCCGTGGTCGGCGTCGACCAGGCCCAACGTGAAGTGGAAGCTCTCGGTGCCCTTGAAGGCCAGGCTCATGATCGCCGCGATGCCGAGTGGCGCCACCAGCCCGATCACGATGGCCGACCGGTCCCGTACCCGCTGGCGCAGGTCCTTGCGGGCGATGACGAGGGCGGTGCGCATCAGGGCGCCCTCACTCGCGCAGGGCGGTGCCGGTGAGATGGAGGAAGACCGCCTCGAGGTCGGGCTCCACCACGTCCACGCTGTTGACCGTGCTGCCGGCGTGCTCGGCCGCCTCGAGCACGGCGGGGAGGACCCGGCGGCCCTCGGTCGCCAGGAGGTGCACGGCGTGGTCGGCGGTGGCAGCCTCGTCGACTCCGGGCACGGCGCGGCACGCCGCCGCCAGGCGCTCCAGGTCCCCGGTGGCGCCGAGCTCGATGCGGTCCCGCTCGCCGAGCTGGGCGACGAGCTCGCGTCGCGTCCCCTCGGCGGCCAGGCGCCCGCGGTCGATGATGCCGACCCGGTCGCAGACGCGTTCGGCCTCCTCCATGTAGTGCGTGGTGTAGAGCACGGCCATGCCCGTGCGGCCGAAGGCCTGCACCCGCTCCAGGATGGCGTGGCGGCTCTGGGGGTCGACGCCGACGGTGGGCTCGTCGAGGACGAGCAGCTTGGGATGGTGCAGCAGGCCGGCCGCGATGTTGAGCCGGCGCTTCATCCCGCCCGAGAAGGAGTCGACCCGGTCTCCGGCTCGATCGGTGAGGTCGGTGAGCTCGAGCGCCTCGCCCACGCGCTCGCCGAGGAGCGCGCCGCGCAGCTTGTAGAGGCGGCCCAGGAAGGCAAGGTTCTCGTGGGCTGTGAGGTCCGGGTAGAGCGCGACGTCCTGGGGCACGTAGCCGATGAGGCTCTTCACCGAGAGGTCGTCCGCCGCCGGGCGCCCGTCGACGGTGATGGTCCCCCGGTCGGGCCGGAGCAGGCCGCACACCATCTTGATGGTGGTCGTCTTGCCGGCGCCGTTGGGGCCGAGGAGCCCGTAGATCTCGCCCGCTTCGATGGCGAAGCTGACGTCGTCGACGGCCAGCCGGTCGCCGAAGCTCCGCGTGAGGCCGGCGCAGTGCAGCAGGGGCGCGACCGCCGCGCTCACGTCTCCGGACGAGCGGGGCCGACCTCGCGATCGCTGATGAGCTGAGCGGCGCCCTCCACCAACGCGTGCGCCAGCTCGGACAGGGCGCGTGCGGCGGCGAGCTCCTCCCCCACCATGGGCACGTCGGGGTCTGCGGGATTGCGCCGGGCCCGCCCCCACCCGGTGAAGGTCGCGCCTCGCAGGAGGAGGGACGCCCGGGCCTCGGTGTGGTCGCCGTCCTCGGTGAAGGTGATCTCGATCTCGGACGTCTCGATCATCCCCGGCCTCCTGTCGTCGGGCCCAGGCTACGCCCGAACGCGGCCCGTCCCGGTTGGCCGATTGTTGAGGCGGCATAGAGGGTCCGGTGAGCAAGGCCTGCGAGGGTGGACCGTCGGG
This sequence is a window from Acidimicrobiales bacterium. Protein-coding genes within it:
- a CDS encoding ABC transporter permease, which gives rise to MRTALVIARKDLRQRVRDRSAIVIGLVAPLGIAAIMSLAFKGTESFHFTLGLVDADHGPVANGLIRALHDPGLRQIITVTPIDSRAAAAAAVRHRKVAAALVIPAGLSASVSGAHPLPLTAVTSVDDTVSGSITASIASSLVAQLNADRLSVATALAAGAPPTEVAHLAALAGRLRIPEQAVQRPVGAHQLKTVSYYSPGMAIFFLLFTVSFTSRSFFVDRTQGMIERMRAAPVRPIEILAGKALSVFVYGILSLGTIAVITSAAFGADWGSPLAAGILGLALVIAVVCVTALVIGISRTPRQAEGISSIVVFGLALLGGNFIFISAAPPIMRHLALLTPNGWAMRGFTDLATIGGGLGTVAMPVAAILVFSAVVGTAAVVLAPRAVTA
- a CDS encoding ABC transporter ATP-binding protein gives rise to the protein MSAAVAPLLHCAGLTRSFGDRLAVDDVSFAIEAGEIYGLLGPNGAGKTTTIKMVCGLLRPDRGTITVDGRPAADDLSVKSLIGYVPQDVALYPDLTAHENLAFLGRLYKLRGALLGERVGEALELTDLTDRAGDRVDSFSGGMKRRLNIAAGLLHHPKLLVLDEPTVGVDPQSRHAILERVQAFGRTGMAVLYTTHYMEEAERVCDRVGIIDRGRLAAEGTRRELVAQLGERDRIELGATGDLERLAAACRAVPGVDEAATADHAVHLLATEGRRVLPAVLEAAEHAGSTVNSVDVVEPDLEAVFLHLTGTALRE
- a CDS encoding dsRBD fold-containing protein, whose protein sequence is MIETSEIEITFTEDGDHTEARASLLLRGATFTGWGRARRNPADPDVPMVGEELAAARALSELAHALVEGAAQLISDREVGPARPET